A window from Citrus sinensis cultivar Valencia sweet orange chromosome 5, DVS_A1.0, whole genome shotgun sequence encodes these proteins:
- the LOC102623911 gene encoding acylsugar acyltransferase 3-like, with protein MERALEVLVRARESIKPAYPTPEHLRNFKLSLMDQINFPVYVSTIFLYKADGNVKADQISQRLKSSLSKTLTKFYPLAGRVKDDFSIECNDEGAEYVEAFANGFLFEYLQKPDQNLLRDFHPFNYAESPVASNGGPMMRIQATFFKCGGLAITVCTCHKLIDGVSLGIFVNSWTTTARAGNKEVVPRFVASTIFPASESFVPLPLHISPVQANRFVFDTKKIDRLRAEVSSASVPRPSRVEALTALIWKCARAASRSNLGYSRPSLSAHAINVRAVAEPPLPDNSVGNSVAYLMAQASEKEIETLQDLVCSLRKAKAEFRRNGLKTLLENKSIFDIPESIKDKFEKDEIDFYTFSSIVNFPYYEAADFGWGKPVHLTFPNYLVSNLIMLMDTNDGKGIEVLVTLSPEDMAFFERDQELLAFATTNPSVLGYTNTSKL; from the coding sequence ATGGAAAGGGCACTAGAAGTACTAGTACGGGCCAGAGAAAGCATCAAACCAGCTTACCCAACTCCTGAACACCtgagaaattttaaactttCCCTCATGGACCAGATTAATTTTCCGGTCTATGTGAGCACCATTTTTCTGTACAAAGCAGACGGTAATGTGAAAGCTGACCAGATTTCGCAACGTCTCAAGTCATCCCTATCAAAAACTCTCACAAAATTCTACCCACTTGCTGGGAGGGTCAAAGACGATTTCTCAATTGAATGTAACGACGAAGGGGCTGAGTATGTTGAAGCTTTTGCAAACGGCTTTTTGTTTGAATACCTACAAAAGCCTGATCAGAATCTATTACGGGATTTTCACCCGTTTAACTACGCAGAATCTCCAGTAGCAAGCAACGGGGGTCCAATGATGCGCATACAAGCAACTTTTTTCAAATGCGGGGGACTGGCAATCACAGTTTGCACTTGTCACAAGCTCATTGATGGAGTCTCGTTAGGTATATTTGTTAACAGCTGGACCACCACAGCTCGTGCAGGTAATAAGGAAGTGGTTCCTAGATTTGTTGCATCAACGATTTTTCCGGCAAGTGAATCCTTCGTGCCCTTACCTTTACATATTTCACCAGTCCAAGCAAACAGGTTTGTATTtgatacaaagaaaattgaccGACTCAGGGCTGAAGTTTCAAGTGCAAGCGTGCCTAGACCATCACGCGTCGAGGCACTGACTGCACTTATTTGGAAGTGTGCAAGGGCTGCGTCAAGATCAAACCTCGGGTATTCAAGACCTTCTTTGTCAGCACACGCGATAAACGTGCGTGCCGTGGCCGAGCCGCCCTTGCCTGACAACTCTGTGGGCAACTCCGTCGCGTATCTGATGGCGCAGGCGAgtgaaaaggaaattgaaacACTACAAGACTTGGTTTGTTCATTAAGGAAAGCAAAGGCAGAATTTAGACGAAACGGTCTCAAAACCTTGCTAGAAAACAAGAGTATATTCGATATTCCGGAGTCAATTAAAGACAAGTTTGAAAAAGATGAGATCGATTTCTACACTTTCTCCAGTATTGTTAACTTTCCATATTATGAAGCAGCAGATTTTGGATGGGGAAAGCCAGTGCACCTGACTTTTCCAAATTATTTGGTGTCAAACTTGATTATGCTAATGGACACAAACGATGGTAAGGGAATAGAAGTATTGGTGACTCTGAGCCCCGAAGACATGGCCTTTTTTGAACGTGACCAAGAACTGCTTGCATTTGCTACTACAAATCCATCAGTACTTGGATATACGAACACGAGCAAACTATAA
- the LOC127902474 gene encoding uncharacterized protein LOC127902474, with the protein MEEIQHKLHKHFPSLPQNALRKIYKARCERLRLLMINGIPSDIRWLIEAKVRLAGEFSGQFVSYMPGFGKSTFAKKRRAKRLGSKCHNCVRLGCKRPDCKSLGMVSDTREDKIKFVKDGMSKESLDDILRSLETHRSGIVQREIYNLWILFQKQSAQLSLGNLTQKDPVCQFIRKLDGKPILDP; encoded by the coding sequence atggaagaaatacaacataaactccataagcattttccctctctccctcagaatgccctcaggaaaatttacaaagctcgttgtgaacgactgcgtttgttaatgatcaatggcattccttctgacattcgttggttaattgaagcaaaggtccgattagcaggtgagttttctggtcaatttgtttcttacatgcctggttttggtaaaagtacgTTTGCTAAGAAAAGGAGAGCTAAACGACTTGGCTCAAAATGTCATAACTGTGTGAGACTTGGTTGCAAACGACCagattgtaaatctttaggaatggtttctgatactcgtgaagataaaattaaattcgttaaagatggcatgagtaaagaatcgttggatgatatcttacgatctcttgagacgCATCGAAGCGGAATTGTGCAACGTGAGATTTACAATTTGTGGATACTATTCCAAAAACAAAGTGCACAGTTaagtcttgggaatctgactcaaaaagaccctgtttgccagtttataagaaaactggatgggaagccgatcctcgacccatag
- the LOC127902471 gene encoding probable cytokinin riboside 5'-monophosphate phosphoribohydrolase LOGL10, giving the protein MASSSSKQFKNICVLSGFHYGKYKEFVQAAVDLGRVIAERKLHLVYGGGERGLSRLVSEAVFTRGSQVLGIIPKPMKPLVCMSGPPIGEELVVSSMQERISEMMNHADAFIFLPGDLATFEALITFASWAHLNIHQKPIGLLNVNNFYDGLLTFINHAIKNHFVPHSVKKLFISASTANELLDLLQAYTPELDPQTVALNWSTNDGNGNSSSNKKCDLDLTLRL; this is encoded by the coding sequence ATGGCATCATCTTCGagcaaacaattcaaaaatatttgtgtgctttctgggttTCACTATGGAAAGTACAAAGAGTTCGTTCAGGCAGCtgtagatcttggtcgtgtcatagcagagaggaaactgcatcttgtatatggaggaggtgaacgagggttatcaagacttgtctcagaagctgtttttaccagaggaagccaagtactCGGCATTATCCCAAAACCCATGAAACCGCTAGTGTGCATGTCTGGCCCaccaattggagaagaattagtggtatcaagtatgcaagagagaatatctgaaatgatgaatcatgctgatgcttttattttcttgccaggagatcttgcaacttttgaggcactaattacatttgcatcttgggcccacttgaacattcatcaaaaacccatcggtttgttaaatgttaataatttttatgacggcttgctaacttttattaaccatgcaataaagaatcattttgttccacattctgtaaaaaaactctttatctctgcttctactgctaatgagttacttgatcttttgcaaGCTTATACACCAGAGCTAGATCCACAGACTGTTGCACTGAATTGGTCGACTAATGACGGTaacggtaacagtagcagtaaTAAGAAGTGCgatttagatttaactctccgtttgtaa